A window of the Dickeya dianthicola NCPPB 453 genome harbors these coding sequences:
- a CDS encoding MltR family transcriptional regulator, whose amino-acid sequence MDDTQAFENRVLESLNASKTVRSFMLMAVELLAEAVSLLMLQVFRKDDYAVKYAVEPLLSGSGPLGELSVRLKLIYGLGMISRKEYEDTELLMALGEELTHDEREYRFTDDEILEPVSELHCVSSLPSPPMLPSSVDPDDALLAAMQQQRYQQMVRSTLVLSLTELIAGISLKKAF is encoded by the coding sequence ATGGACGATACGCAGGCATTTGAAAATCGGGTACTGGAATCCCTGAATGCATCGAAAACGGTCAGAAGTTTTATGCTGATGGCCGTCGAGTTATTGGCGGAAGCCGTCAGCCTGCTGATGTTGCAGGTGTTCCGAAAAGACGATTATGCCGTGAAATACGCCGTCGAACCCCTGTTATCCGGCAGCGGGCCGCTGGGCGAGCTGTCGGTGCGGTTGAAGCTGATTTACGGTCTGGGCATGATCAGCCGTAAAGAATACGAAGATACCGAATTGCTGATGGCGTTGGGCGAGGAACTGACCCACGATGAGCGCGAGTACCGGTTCACCGATGATGAAATTCTCGAGCCTGTCAGCGAGCTGCATTGCGTGAGCAGCCTGCCGTCGCCGCCGATGCTGCCGTCGAGCGTCGATCCGGACGACGCGTTGCTGGCGGCCATGCAACAGCAACGTTATCAGCAGATGGTGCGTTCCACGCTGGTGCTGTCGTTGACCGAACTTATCGCCGGCATCAGCCTGAAAAAAGCGTTCTGA
- the xylB gene encoding xylulokinase: protein MYIGIDLGTSGVKAILLRENGEVAASHSVPLNVSRPHPLWSEQDPELWWQATDTALTGLAAQQTLRGVRAIGLTGQMHGATLLDAKQRVLRPAILWNDGRSAAQCQQLEQQVPDARRITGNLMMPGFTAPKLKWLQQHEPDIFRHIDKVLLPKDYLRWRLTGDFASDMSDAAGTLWMDVAQRDWNDALLAACGLHRSQMPALFEGNQITGQLHADIAARWGMSPVPVVAGGGDNAAGAIGVGLYQAGQAMLSLGTSGVYFAVSNGFLSNPQRTVHSFCHALPNSWHLMSVMLSAASCLDWAARLTHADSVAALLAEAEQASAEETAAPVWFLPYLSGERTPHNNPLAKGAFWGLTHSHGRAALARAVLEGVGFALADGMDALHATGLEPQRITLIGGGARSAYWRQMLADISGKTLEYRTGGDVGPALGAARLAQIALNPATPLAQLLPALPLEQVHQPDPTRHAQYAQQRTVFRQLYQQLSPLMI, encoded by the coding sequence ATGTACATCGGCATCGATCTTGGCACATCAGGCGTGAAAGCCATCTTATTACGGGAAAACGGCGAGGTGGCGGCCAGCCACAGCGTGCCGCTGAACGTCTCGCGACCACATCCGTTGTGGTCGGAACAGGATCCGGAGCTGTGGTGGCAGGCGACCGACACCGCCCTGACTGGGTTAGCCGCGCAACAGACGCTGCGGGGCGTGCGGGCCATCGGGCTGACCGGCCAGATGCACGGCGCGACGCTGCTGGATGCGAAGCAGCGGGTGTTGCGGCCAGCCATCTTGTGGAACGACGGGCGCAGCGCCGCGCAATGCCAACAATTGGAACAACAGGTACCGGACGCCCGCCGCATCACCGGCAATCTGATGATGCCCGGTTTTACCGCCCCGAAGCTGAAGTGGTTACAGCAGCACGAGCCGGATATTTTTCGGCACATCGACAAGGTGCTGTTGCCGAAAGATTACCTGCGCTGGCGTCTGACCGGTGATTTCGCCAGCGACATGTCCGATGCGGCGGGCACGCTGTGGATGGATGTCGCCCAACGAGACTGGAATGACGCCCTGCTCGCCGCCTGCGGACTACACCGCTCCCAGATGCCTGCTCTGTTCGAAGGCAACCAGATTACCGGACAATTGCACGCCGACATCGCCGCCCGCTGGGGCATGTCGCCGGTGCCGGTGGTGGCCGGCGGCGGCGACAACGCCGCCGGCGCCATCGGCGTCGGGCTGTATCAGGCCGGCCAGGCCATGCTGTCGCTCGGCACGTCCGGCGTTTACTTCGCGGTCAGCAACGGCTTTCTCAGCAATCCCCAGCGCACCGTTCACAGCTTTTGCCATGCGTTGCCCAACAGCTGGCATCTGATGTCCGTCATGCTGAGCGCGGCGTCCTGTCTCGACTGGGCCGCCCGGCTAACTCACGCCGACAGCGTAGCGGCGCTGCTCGCCGAAGCCGAACAGGCAAGCGCGGAAGAAACCGCCGCGCCGGTGTGGTTCCTGCCCTACCTGTCCGGCGAACGTACGCCGCACAACAACCCGCTAGCCAAAGGCGCTTTCTGGGGGCTAACCCACTCGCACGGCCGTGCGGCGCTGGCGCGCGCGGTGCTCGAAGGCGTGGGGTTTGCGCTGGCGGACGGCATGGACGCGCTGCACGCGACCGGGCTGGAACCCCAGCGGATCACGCTGATCGGCGGCGGCGCCCGCAGCGCTTACTGGCGGCAGATGCTGGCGGATATCAGCGGCAAGACGCTGGAATACCGCACCGGCGGCGATGTCGGCCCGGCGTTGGGCGCAGCAAGGCTGGCGCAAATTGCGCTGAACCCGGCGACGCCGCTGGCGCAGTTACTGCCGGCGTTGCCGCTGGAGCAAGTCCACCAGCCTGACCCAACGCGTCACGCGCAGTACGCGCAACAGCGCACGGTGTTCCGCCAACTCTACCAGCAGCTCAGCCCGCTGATGATCTGA
- a CDS encoding methyl-accepting chemotaxis protein, which produces MALKFENIKVGRKLGLGFSLILLLTVIIAVVSVRYIETLQGRFEKVIFSNQINDEVNEARYYRVLYSISYNPDSIQQNTKHIDNIVNLISSIQDKSWRGDYDGKLDNIAKLISQYKERQKNYTDAIAKKDDVRKSWNLSDSEKPLKQIEQQVAGNLPLQLQLSMLHQKLVTVRYLVRGLLLSLNSDAEKPLVTALDDAQAALNQFIQALTPEQQAIMAPVVSTLSTYKTQVLAYLPAYQMEMNQAKQLGETANQLIDNVDKMVYEETAATQNDITNAEWQIAITALITLVLGALIAWYISRQITHPLNNTVAIAESIATGDLTISIETTRRDELGMLFGAMAKMKANLHNMIDDIRMGVSQITTAASEIVTGNNDLAARTESQAASVEETAASMEQLTSTVKQNAANAHQANKLVLEATQTAQEGGKLVADVVQTMTDIEGSSKRIAEITSVINSIAFQTNILALNAAVEAARAGEQGRGFAVVANEVRNLAQRSSQAAKEIEGLISTSVSQVSKGAHLVHNAGKTMQEIVTAVTHVHDIMGEITVASDEQSRGIAQVNQAIVEMDSTTQQNAALVQQSSAAASSLEEQAVMLSNTVSAFRLSSTQELMPASHGLPFAGHRQQLSYKH; this is translated from the coding sequence ATGGCTCTAAAATTCGAAAATATCAAAGTTGGCAGGAAGTTAGGATTAGGGTTTTCCTTAATTCTGTTGCTGACCGTCATTATTGCTGTAGTCAGCGTACGCTACATCGAAACACTGCAAGGGCGTTTTGAAAAAGTCATATTCAGCAATCAAATCAACGATGAGGTTAATGAGGCCCGTTATTATCGGGTTTTGTATAGCATAAGTTATAATCCAGACAGCATTCAGCAAAACACCAAACATATTGATAACATTGTTAATTTAATCTCCTCAATCCAGGATAAATCCTGGCGCGGCGACTACGACGGCAAATTGGATAATATCGCAAAGCTCATCAGCCAATATAAAGAAAGACAAAAGAACTATACCGACGCTATCGCCAAAAAAGATGACGTCAGAAAAAGCTGGAACCTTTCCGATTCGGAAAAACCGCTCAAGCAGATCGAGCAACAGGTTGCCGGCAACCTGCCGCTGCAGTTGCAGTTAAGCATGCTGCACCAAAAACTGGTGACGGTCCGCTATCTGGTGCGCGGCCTGTTGTTATCGCTGAACAGCGATGCGGAAAAACCGCTGGTTACCGCGCTGGATGACGCGCAGGCGGCGCTGAATCAGTTTATTCAGGCGCTGACGCCGGAACAGCAAGCCATCATGGCGCCAGTGGTTTCTACGCTGTCAACCTACAAAACGCAGGTACTGGCTTACCTTCCGGCTTATCAGATGGAGATGAATCAGGCCAAACAGCTGGGCGAAACCGCCAATCAACTGATCGACAATGTCGATAAGATGGTCTATGAGGAAACCGCAGCCACCCAAAACGATATCACCAACGCCGAGTGGCAGATTGCCATCACCGCGCTGATTACCCTGGTATTGGGCGCACTGATTGCCTGGTATATCTCCCGCCAGATTACCCACCCGCTGAACAACACGGTGGCTATCGCCGAGAGCATCGCCACCGGCGATTTGACCATATCGATTGAAACTACACGCCGCGACGAACTGGGCATGTTGTTCGGCGCTATGGCGAAAATGAAGGCCAATCTGCACAACATGATTGACGACATCCGTATGGGGGTCAGTCAGATCACCACCGCCGCCAGCGAAATCGTCACCGGTAATAACGATTTAGCCGCCCGTACCGAATCCCAGGCGGCATCGGTAGAAGAAACCGCCGCCAGCATGGAACAGTTAACGTCCACCGTGAAACAGAATGCCGCTAACGCGCATCAGGCCAACAAACTGGTGTTAGAGGCAACGCAGACGGCACAGGAAGGCGGCAAACTGGTGGCTGATGTGGTGCAAACCATGACCGATATCGAAGGCAGTTCCAAACGCATCGCGGAAATCACGTCAGTTATCAACAGCATCGCCTTCCAGACCAACATTCTGGCGCTTAACGCCGCGGTGGAAGCGGCTCGCGCCGGTGAGCAGGGCCGCGGTTTCGCCGTAGTCGCCAATGAAGTGCGTAATCTGGCGCAGCGCAGCTCGCAGGCCGCCAAAGAGATTGAAGGTTTGATCTCTACCTCGGTCAGTCAGGTGTCGAAAGGCGCCCACCTGGTGCATAACGCAGGCAAAACCATGCAGGAGATTGTGACCGCGGTAACGCATGTACACGACATCATGGGGGAAATCACGGTCGCGTCCGACGAGCAAAGTCGCGGTATCGCCCAGGTGAATCAGGCCATTGTCGAAATGGACAGCACCACCCAGCAGAACGCCGCGCTGGTGCAGCAGTCTTCCGCCGCCGCCAGCTCGCTGGAAGAACAGGCGGTCATGCTCTCCAACACCGTGTCGGCCTTCCGTCTCTCCTCCACGCAGGAACTGATGCCCGCCAGTCACGGTTTGCCGTTTGCCGGGCATCGCCAGCAGTTGTCTTATAAACACTAA
- the xylF gene encoding D-xylose ABC transporter substrate-binding protein, with translation MKMKHVLLSACAALVMLSQPGFAKEVKIGMAIDDLRLERWQKDRDIFVKNAEEKGAKVFVQSANGNEETQISQIENMINRGVDVLVIIPYNGQVLSNVIAEAKREGIKVLAYDRMINNADIDFYISFDNEKVGELQAQYLINKVPQGSYFLMGGSPVDNNAKLFRQGQMKVLKPLIDSGKIKVAGDQWVDAWLPENALKIMENALTANNNKIDAVVASNDATAGGAIQALSAQGLAGKVAISGQDADLAAIKRIVAGTQTMTVYKPISKLAQDAANIAVSLGQGKKPESNATLNNGKKEVPAFLLTPIPVDKTNIDSTVVADGFHKKADIY, from the coding sequence ATGAAAATGAAACACGTATTACTGTCAGCCTGTGCCGCACTGGTCATGCTGAGCCAGCCGGGGTTTGCCAAAGAGGTTAAAATCGGCATGGCTATCGACGACCTGCGTCTCGAACGCTGGCAGAAGGATCGGGATATTTTTGTGAAGAACGCCGAAGAAAAAGGGGCGAAAGTGTTTGTGCAGTCCGCCAACGGCAATGAAGAAACCCAAATATCCCAGATAGAAAATATGATTAACCGCGGCGTCGATGTGCTGGTGATTATCCCTTATAACGGTCAGGTTTTAAGTAACGTGATTGCCGAAGCCAAACGCGAGGGGATAAAAGTACTGGCTTATGACCGTATGATTAATAATGCGGATATCGATTTTTACATTTCGTTTGATAATGAAAAAGTCGGGGAGCTTCAGGCACAATATTTGATCAACAAAGTGCCGCAGGGCAGTTATTTTCTGATGGGTGGTTCACCGGTTGATAATAACGCCAAGCTGTTCCGTCAGGGCCAGATGAAAGTATTAAAACCGTTAATTGATAGCGGCAAAATCAAGGTGGCGGGCGACCAGTGGGTGGACGCCTGGCTGCCGGAAAATGCGCTGAAAATCATGGAAAACGCGCTGACCGCCAACAATAACAAGATTGATGCGGTGGTCGCCTCGAACGACGCGACCGCGGGCGGCGCGATTCAGGCGCTCTCCGCCCAGGGGCTGGCCGGAAAGGTGGCGATATCCGGCCAGGACGCCGACCTGGCGGCTATCAAACGGATCGTGGCCGGCACCCAGACCATGACCGTGTACAAACCCATCAGCAAACTGGCGCAGGATGCGGCGAATATCGCGGTGTCGCTGGGACAGGGGAAAAAACCGGAGTCCAACGCCACGCTCAATAACGGCAAGAAAGAGGTGCCTGCCTTCCTGCTGACGCCTATCCCGGTCGACAAAACGAATATCGACAGCACCGTCGTCGCCGACGGATTCCATAAAAAAGCGGATATCTATTAA
- the xylA gene encoding xylose isomerase, whose amino-acid sequence MHAYFDQIEKVRFEGQGSRNPFAFRHYNPDEVILGKRMADHLRFAVCYWHTFCWNGADMFGAGAFARPWQQSGDALALAKRKADIAFEFLHKLGAPYYCFHDVDVAPEGGSLQEYLNNFAAMTEVLAAKQQETGVKPLWGTANCFTNPRYAAGAATSPDPDVFAWAATQVFTAMNATKTLGGENYVLWGGREGYETLLNTDLRQEREQIGRFMQMVVEHKHKIGFNGTLLIEPKPQEPTKHQYDYDVATVYGFLKQFGLEKEIKVNIEANHATLAGHTFHHEIATAIALGIFGSVDTNRGDPQLGWDTDQFPNSVEENALVLYEILKAGGFTTGGLNFDAKVRRQSTDRYDLFHAHIGAMDTLALSLKVAARMLEDGELNQQVANRYAGWNSELGQQILQGNASLEMLAGYAVRHQLDPQHHSGQQERLENLVNRYLFG is encoded by the coding sequence ATGCACGCTTATTTTGATCAGATAGAAAAAGTTCGCTTTGAAGGTCAGGGCAGCCGCAATCCGTTTGCCTTCCGCCATTACAACCCTGACGAAGTCATCCTCGGCAAGCGCATGGCCGACCATTTGCGTTTTGCGGTCTGTTACTGGCACACCTTCTGCTGGAACGGTGCCGACATGTTCGGCGCCGGCGCCTTCGCCCGGCCCTGGCAGCAGTCCGGCGACGCGCTGGCGCTGGCGAAACGCAAAGCCGATATCGCCTTCGAATTCCTGCACAAACTGGGCGCGCCCTACTACTGTTTCCACGATGTCGATGTCGCGCCGGAAGGGGGATCGTTGCAGGAATATCTGAATAATTTTGCCGCCATGACCGAGGTTCTGGCGGCCAAACAGCAGGAAACCGGTGTGAAGCCGCTGTGGGGCACCGCCAACTGTTTCACGAATCCGCGTTATGCCGCCGGCGCCGCCACCAGCCCCGACCCGGACGTGTTCGCCTGGGCGGCCACGCAGGTGTTCACCGCCATGAACGCCACCAAAACGCTGGGCGGCGAGAACTATGTGCTGTGGGGCGGGCGCGAAGGCTATGAAACCCTGCTCAATACCGACCTGCGTCAGGAACGCGAACAAATTGGCCGTTTCATGCAGATGGTGGTGGAGCACAAACACAAAATCGGTTTTAACGGCACGTTGCTGATCGAACCCAAACCGCAGGAACCGACCAAACACCAGTACGACTACGATGTCGCCACCGTCTACGGCTTCCTCAAACAGTTCGGGCTGGAGAAGGAAATCAAGGTCAATATCGAGGCCAACCACGCCACGCTGGCGGGGCATACGTTCCATCACGAGATCGCCACCGCGATTGCGCTCGGCATTTTCGGTTCGGTGGACACCAATCGCGGCGACCCACAGCTCGGCTGGGACACCGACCAGTTCCCCAACAGCGTGGAGGAAAACGCGCTGGTGCTCTATGAAATCCTGAAAGCGGGCGGATTCACCACCGGCGGCCTCAATTTCGACGCCAAGGTCCGCCGCCAGAGCACCGATCGCTACGACCTGTTCCACGCTCACATCGGCGCGATGGACACGCTGGCGCTGTCGCTCAAGGTGGCGGCCCGTATGCTGGAAGACGGCGAATTGAACCAGCAGGTCGCCAACCGCTACGCCGGCTGGAACAGCGAGCTGGGGCAGCAGATTCTACAGGGCAACGCGTCGCTGGAGATGCTGGCAGGTTATGCCGTTCGCCACCAGCTTGACCCGCAACACCACAGCGGGCAGCAGGAGCGGCTGGAAAATCTGGTCAATCGCTACCTGTTCGGCTGA
- the sodA gene encoding superoxide dismutase [Mn] has product MSYSLPSLLYAYDALEPHFDARTMEIHHSKHHQAYVNNANAALESLPEFASLSAEELITKLDQLPADKKGPLRNNAGGHANHSLFWKGLKLGTTLEGELKAAIERDFGSVDAFKEKFEQAAATRFGSGWAWLVLKDDGKLAVVSTANQDSPLMGEAISGASGYPIIALDVWEHAYYLQYQNRRPDYIKAFWYVVNYDEAAKRFAEAKK; this is encoded by the coding sequence ATGAGTTATTCACTGCCATCCCTGCTTTATGCTTATGACGCACTGGAGCCGCATTTCGACGCACGGACGATGGAAATCCATCACTCCAAACACCATCAGGCTTACGTCAATAACGCTAATGCAGCGCTGGAATCCCTGCCTGAATTCGCCAGCCTGTCCGCCGAAGAGTTGATTACCAAACTGGATCAACTACCGGCCGACAAAAAAGGCCCGCTGCGTAACAACGCCGGCGGTCATGCCAACCACAGCCTGTTCTGGAAAGGCCTGAAACTGGGCACCACGCTGGAAGGCGAACTGAAAGCCGCCATTGAGCGCGATTTCGGCAGCGTTGACGCGTTCAAAGAGAAATTCGAGCAGGCCGCAGCAACCCGTTTCGGTTCCGGCTGGGCATGGCTGGTACTGAAAGATGACGGCAAGCTGGCGGTCGTTTCCACCGCCAACCAGGACAGCCCGCTGATGGGTGAAGCGATTTCCGGCGCATCCGGCTACCCGATCATCGCACTGGACGTGTGGGAACACGCTTACTATCTGCAATACCAGAACCGTCGCCCAGACTACATCAAAGCGTTCTGGTACGTCGTAAACTATGACGAAGCGGCTAAACGTTTTGCCGAAGCCAAAAAATAA
- the exaC gene encoding acetaldehyde dehydrogenase ExaC: MDIDNASRVQPGEYGPALTLKKRYDNFIGGAWVPPSGGEYYVNLTPVTGQPLCEVASSSSRDVDHALDAAHKASAEWRALSTRERAQILNRIADRMEANLDLLASAETWDNGKPIRETRNADVPLGIDHFRYFAACIRAQEGGISEIDHDTVAYHFHEPLGVVGQIIPWNFPLLMACWKLAPALAAGNCIVLKPAKLTPLSVLLMMELIQDILPPGVLNVVNGAGGQIGEYLATSPRIAKVAFTGSTEVGQQIMGYAAQNVIPVTLELGGKSPNIFFADVMDREDSFFDKVLEGFALFAFNQGEVCTCPSRALIQESIYERFMERAIKRVESIRVGNPLDSQTMMGAQVSAGQLDTILNYIDIGKKEGAQVLTGGHRKVLPGELAQGYYLEPTILFGQNSMRVFQEEIFGPVLAVTTFKTPEEALAIANDTPYGLGAGVWSRNANIAYRMGRGIQAGRVWTNCYHAYPAHAAFGGYKQSGIGRETHKMMLDHYQQTKCLLVSYSEKPLGLF, encoded by the coding sequence ATGGATATCGATAATGCAAGCCGGGTACAACCCGGTGAATACGGCCCCGCCCTTACACTGAAAAAGCGCTACGACAACTTTATCGGCGGCGCATGGGTTCCTCCCTCCGGTGGCGAGTATTACGTCAACCTGACGCCGGTAACCGGACAACCGCTGTGTGAGGTTGCCAGTTCCAGTAGCCGTGATGTGGATCATGCGCTGGATGCCGCTCACAAGGCCAGTGCCGAGTGGAGGGCGCTCTCTACGCGTGAGCGGGCGCAGATCCTCAATCGAATAGCCGATCGCATGGAGGCTAACCTGGATCTGCTGGCCAGCGCGGAAACCTGGGACAACGGCAAACCGATCCGGGAAACCCGTAATGCCGATGTGCCGTTGGGCATCGATCATTTCCGCTACTTTGCCGCCTGTATTCGCGCACAGGAAGGGGGGATCAGCGAAATCGACCATGACACCGTCGCCTACCATTTTCACGAACCATTGGGCGTGGTCGGGCAGATCATTCCCTGGAACTTTCCGCTGCTGATGGCGTGCTGGAAACTGGCGCCGGCGCTGGCGGCGGGTAACTGCATCGTGCTGAAACCCGCCAAGCTGACGCCGTTGTCGGTGCTGCTGATGATGGAACTGATTCAGGACATATTGCCGCCGGGCGTGCTGAATGTGGTGAACGGGGCCGGCGGGCAGATTGGCGAGTACCTGGCGACGTCGCCGCGTATCGCCAAGGTGGCCTTTACCGGCTCGACCGAAGTCGGTCAGCAGATCATGGGTTATGCGGCACAGAACGTCATCCCGGTTACGCTGGAACTGGGCGGCAAATCGCCGAATATCTTCTTTGCCGACGTGATGGACCGGGAAGACAGCTTCTTTGACAAGGTGCTGGAAGGGTTCGCGCTGTTTGCTTTCAATCAGGGCGAGGTGTGTACCTGCCCGAGCCGGGCGTTGATTCAGGAATCGATTTACGAACGGTTCATGGAGCGCGCCATCAAACGGGTGGAATCGATCCGGGTGGGCAATCCGCTCGACAGCCAAACCATGATGGGCGCACAGGTATCGGCGGGGCAGCTGGATACCATCCTCAATTACATCGATATCGGCAAGAAAGAGGGGGCGCAGGTGCTGACCGGCGGGCACCGCAAAGTGCTGCCGGGGGAACTGGCGCAAGGTTACTATCTGGAGCCGACCATTTTGTTCGGCCAGAACAGCATGCGGGTGTTCCAGGAAGAGATTTTCGGGCCGGTGCTGGCGGTAACCACCTTCAAAACTCCGGAGGAGGCGCTGGCGATAGCCAACGACACGCCTTACGGCCTGGGCGCCGGGGTGTGGAGCCGCAATGCCAACATCGCCTACCGCATGGGGCGCGGTATTCAGGCTGGCCGCGTCTGGACCAACTGTTACCATGCCTACCCGGCGCATGCGGCGTTCGGCGGTTATAAACAGTCCGGTATCGGGCGCGAAACCCACAAGATGATGCTGGATCATTACCAGCAGACCAAATGCCTGCTGGTGAGTTATTCCGAGAAACCGCTTGGTCTGTTCTAA
- a CDS encoding mannitol-1-phosphate 5-dehydrogenase, translating into MKALHFGAGNIGRGFIGKLLADAGISLTFADVNQPLLDAINQRGSYPVRIVGAQQQVETVSQVSAVHSGSPQVVELIAGVDLVTTAVGPQILAKIAGAIAQGLVERHANGNTSPLNIIACENMVRGTSQLKQHVLTQLPEDTQAWVAQHVGFVDSAVDRIVPPAEAGESDPLAVTVETFSEWIVDKTQFNGEPPAIAGMELTDNLMAFVERKLFTLNTGHAITAYLGQRAGHGTIRDAILDPAIRRVVQGAMEESGAVLIRRYGFDADKHQAYIRKILTRFENPWLHDEVERVGRQPLRKLSAGDRLVKPLLGTLEYGLPHDNLIQGIAAAMHYRSEQDPQAQELAALIASQGPKVALAQISGLDADREVVGKAVSVYNAMQ; encoded by the coding sequence ATGAAAGCATTACATTTTGGGGCCGGCAATATCGGCCGTGGGTTTATCGGCAAGCTGCTGGCGGACGCGGGCATTTCCCTGACGTTTGCCGATGTGAACCAGCCGTTGCTGGATGCCATCAATCAACGTGGTAGCTATCCGGTGCGGATCGTCGGCGCACAGCAGCAGGTGGAGACGGTCAGTCAGGTTAGCGCCGTACACAGCGGCAGCCCGCAAGTGGTTGAGTTGATTGCCGGGGTTGACCTGGTGACCACGGCCGTTGGTCCGCAGATTCTGGCGAAAATCGCCGGCGCCATTGCTCAGGGGCTGGTGGAACGTCATGCAAACGGCAACACCTCGCCGCTGAATATTATCGCCTGCGAGAACATGGTGCGCGGTACCAGCCAGCTCAAACAGCATGTGCTGACGCAACTGCCGGAAGATACGCAGGCGTGGGTCGCGCAGCATGTCGGTTTCGTGGACTCGGCGGTGGACCGTATTGTGCCGCCGGCGGAAGCGGGCGAGTCCGATCCGCTGGCGGTGACGGTGGAAACCTTCAGCGAATGGATTGTGGATAAAACCCAGTTCAACGGCGAGCCGCCGGCGATCGCCGGTATGGAGCTGACCGATAACCTGATGGCGTTCGTTGAGCGCAAGTTGTTCACCCTTAACACCGGTCATGCCATTACCGCCTACCTCGGCCAGCGCGCCGGGCACGGCACTATCCGCGACGCCATTCTGGACCCGGCGATCCGCCGCGTAGTGCAGGGCGCGATGGAAGAGAGCGGCGCGGTGCTGATTCGTCGCTATGGTTTTGATGCCGACAAGCATCAGGCTTATATCCGCAAAATTCTTACCCGTTTTGAAAACCCGTGGCTGCACGATGAGGTGGAGCGCGTCGGCCGTCAGCCGTTGCGTAAACTCAGCGCGGGCGATCGCCTGGTCAAACCGTTGCTGGGTACGTTGGAATACGGCCTGCCGCATGACAACCTGATTCAGGGCATTGCCGCGGCGATGCATTACCGCAGCGAGCAGGACCCACAGGCGCAGGAGCTGGCGGCGTTGATCGCCTCGCAAGGGCCGAAGGTTGCGCTGGCGCAGATTTCCGGTCTGGACGCTGACCGCGAGGTTGTCGGAAAAGCGGTGAGTGTGTATAACGCCATGCAGTAA